The following proteins come from a genomic window of Gossypium raimondii isolate GPD5lz chromosome 5, ASM2569854v1, whole genome shotgun sequence:
- the LOC105765854 gene encoding uncharacterized acetyltransferase At3g50280: protein YLLVHYVKSSLSKCLDHFQHLTGHLAAVEHDDNTTSVFFDCNNGRALFVHAVVDEVSSRDIIKPVYVPSFVDSIFPLRGVKNCQGTIEPLVAVQVTKLVDGDFISISINHSIMDGASFFHAFSSCLEIVNGSSSLSKPLIFQRCFLNNNTIDNFHTIRIPNSYINQADDAPSDVKVKVFHFTKEVIAKLKEKSNVDVGINDEISSLQALLCHLWRSIVFNKKIDPDQETSYCLLIDARKQIRGLSEAYFGNALQIETVTMKVKELLMSRDNGLGNAAWQMNKLVASCHEEKLRNFFECWKRCPKLTRLSNLVPNIAVVTSGSPRFDIYGGNTELGRPVAIRSGPGNKFDGRATVQSGKEDGSIDIEVCLPVETFEAMEKDKEFMDTVSIKS from the exons tacttgtTGGTTCACTACGTTAAATCCTCTCTGTCCAAGTGTCTGGACCACTTCCAACACTTGACGGGTCACCTCGCCGCAGTCGAACACGATGACAACACCACTTCCGTTTTCTTTGACTGCAACAATGGCAGAGCTTTGTTCGTTCACGCCGTCGTTGATGAGGTGAGCTCTAGGGATATCATCAAGCCTGTTTATGTTCCTTCTTTTGTCGACTCGATTTTTCCGTTGCGTGGAGTTAAAAACTGCCAAGGTACTATCGAACCGTTAGTCGCTGTTCAAGTGACAAAGCTCGTCGATGGGGATTTCATCAGTATCTCCATCAACCATTCCATCATGGATGGCGCATCCTTTTTCCATGCCTTCAGCTCCTGCTTGGAAATCGTTAATGGTTCCTCTAGTTTATCGAAACCCCTGATTTTCCAACGTTGTTtccttaataataatacaatcgACAATTTTCATACCATTCGTATTCCAAATTCTTACATcaa tcaa GCCGATGATGCTCCATCAGACGTCAAAGTGAAAGTTTTTCATTTCACCAAGGAGGTTATCGCAAAGCTTAAAGAGAAATCCAATGTTGATGTTGGCATTAACGACGAGATCTCCTCTCTTCAAGCTCTACTCTGTCACTTATGGCGATCCATCGTTTTCAACAAGAAGATTGACCCCGATCAAGAAACCAGCTATTGCTTGCTGATCGATGCTAGGAAACAGATTCGGGGTCTGTCCGAAGCATACTTCGGGAATGCTTTGCAAATCGAGACCGTAACTATGAAAGTCAAGGAGCTGCTAatgtcacggg aCAATGGACTCGGCAACGCGGCGTGGCAAATGAACAAGTTGGTGGCTTCCTGCCACGAGGAAAAGCTTAGAAATTTCTTTGAATGTTGGAAACGATGTCCTAAGCTAACTAGATTGAGCAATCTAGTGCCAAATATCGCTGTGGTGACGAGCGGTTCACCTCGATTCGATATCTATGGGGGCAACACCGAATTGGGAAGGCCGGTGGCAATACGGAGCGGGCCAGGGAACAAGTTCGATGGGAGGGCCACGGTGCAATCTGGGAAGGAAGACGGAAGCATTGACATTGAAGTTTGCCTTCCAGTGGAGACATTTGAAGCCATGGAAAAGGATAAGGAGTTTATGGATACTGTTAGCATCAAGTCTTAA
- the LOC105767723 gene encoding protein indeterminate-domain 7, translating into MMKSFMFHQQQQQQQQQQQVLEENMSNLTSASASGEASISSGNRTEAGSNYPQQYFTTSQQPQTQPVKRKRNLPGNPDPDAEVIALSPKTLMATNRFVCEICNKGFQRDQNLQLHRRGHNLPWKLKQRTNKEVRKKVYVCPETNCVHHDPSRALGDLTGIKKHFSRKHGEKKWKCEKCSKKYAVQSDWKAHSKTCGTREYRCDCGTLFSRRDSFITHRAFCDALAVESARAINPLLSPHQPGTAAASHMNLQVPQFNPHDIKLQAFSLKKEQQSFTPLRPEIPPWLASQPMLGAGPGPPHPIDLSSPSSSIFSPRLDHQDLTLHGTPSANPSLVPTLPPYHHTALPSPHMSATALLQKAAHMGATMSRKSGSSSVPSTVAAAASASLMRPHQQTHVSPDSAGTNNNTTTAGFGLDLPSREELDVGSSSGIIHGLAPFGNRKPAANAGDDDDDNNNIAGSGATPSLLQDMINSLSSATGFDATNSFDDIAFGGIFNATKKLCGSSINESFSKTTTPTVPTTTNGTRNDHHGSTAGSTTTTTTQGGDQGLTRDFLGLRAFSHTDILNIAGPGRNYCIDTSQEQHNQSQKPWQG; encoded by the exons atgatgaaaagCTTTATGTTCCACCAACAACAACAGcaacagcaacaacaacaacaagttTTGGAAGAGAATATGTCTAATTTAACTTCAGCTTCTGCATCTGGTGAAGCCAGTATTTCATCTGGGAATAGAACTGAAGCTGGTTCTAATTATCCTCAACAGTACTTCACCACTAGTCAACAACCTCAAACTCAGCCAGTTAAGAGAAAGAGAAACCTACCAGGCAACCCAG ACCCAGATGCAGAAGTGATCGCTTTGTCACCAAAGACACTCATGGCGACAAATAGATTCGTGTGTGAGATCTGCAACAAAGGGTTCCAAAGAGACCAGAACCTTCAGCTTCATAGAAGAGGGCATAATTTGCCATGGAAGTTAAAGCAAAGAACAAACAAAGAGGTGAGGAAGAAGGTGTATGTATGTCCAGAAACAAACTGTGTGCACCATGATCCGTCGAGGGCGCTGGGGGACTTGACTGGAATCAAGAAGCACTTCTCGAGGAAACATGGCGAGAAGAAGTGGAAATGTGAAAAGTGTTCGAAGAAGTATGCGGTTCAATCGGATTGGAAAGCTCACTCCAAGACTTGTGGCACCAGAGAATATAGATGTGACTGTGGAACCCTCTTCTCACG gaGGGATAGTTTCATCACCCATAGAGCCTTCTGTGATGCTTTAGCAGTGGAGAGTGCAAGAGCAATAAACCCACTTCTCTCCCCTCATCAACCAGGCACAGCAGCAGCATCTCACATGAATTTACAAGTGCCCCAATTCAATCCCCATGACATCAAACTCCAAGCATTTTCACTTAAGAAAGAGCAGCAAAGTTTCACGCCTCTAAGGCCAGAGATTCCACCATGGCTGGCTAGCCAACCGATGCTCGGGGCTGGTCCTGGCCCACCACACCCTATCGACCTTTCCTCCCCCTCATCATCAATATTCTCCCCGAGATTAGATCATCAAGATTTAACACTTCATGGAACCCCCAGCGCTAACCCTAGTCTTGTCCCCACACTCCCTCCATACCATCACACAGCACTGCCTTCCCCTCACATGTCGGCCACTGCATTGCTCCAGAAAGCAGCTCATATGGGTGCGACCATGAGCCGTAAATCTGGGTCATCATCAGTACCGTCCACTGTTGCAGCAGCAGCATCTGCCTCTTTGATGAGACCCCACCAACAAACTCACGTGTCTCCCGATTCTGCTGGCACTAACAACAACACAACAACAGCTGGTTTTGGACTCGACTTGCCTTCACGTGAAGAACTAGATGTGGGTAGCAGCAGTGGCATTATCCACGGCTTGGCTCCTTTCGGGAACCGTAAACCTGCTGCCAATGCAggcgatgatgatgatgataataataatattgctgGCTCAGGTGCTACTCCTTCCCTTCTTCAAGACATGATTAACTCTTTGTCTTCTGCCACTGGATTTGACGCCACTAATTCCTTTGATGACATTGCATTTGGTGGGATTTTTAACGCAACAAAGAAGCTATGTGGCAGTTCCATCAACGAATCCTTCTCGAAAACAACTACACCAACAGTACCCACGACGACAAACGGCACTAGAAACGATCACCATGGAAGTACTGCCGGTAgtaccaccaccaccaccactcAGGGTGGTGATCAAGGCTTGACAAGAGATTTCTTGGGTCTTCGAGCTTTCTCTCATACCGATATTCTCAACATTGCCGGTCCTGGTCGTAATTACTGCATCGACACTTCGCAAGAACAACACAACCAGTCTCAAAAACCATGGCAAGGTTAG